In Maridesulfovibrio frigidus DSM 17176, a genomic segment contains:
- a CDS encoding YihY/virulence factor BrkB family protein: MVASKIGDRVSDFFLNEIWNWNSQSADPVRRIFYTLSRILYLVVYGFWKDQCMIRASALTFTTMLSIVPFIAVAFSILKGIGFQDSSYIHDILLKVAAGREEIVVKMLEYVDNTNVKTLGGIGIAALLFSVLSTVGTVEKAFNVIWDVKVGRTFWRKFTDFFSVIFICPVAVIAATSLSVAISKQAASSSLQNIYGISEVESLFIKLAPLVMIWIAFTFIYAFMPNTRVRLFSAAAGGVVAGTIWQLAQWAYINWQVGVSKYNAIYGSFAQLPLFLLWLYLSWIIVLLGSEVSFAVQNVMLYRQQRFMPNASMEDFQKISLLALSLMSVRFDRAEPAYYVEDLAEEMGVPVSFLSSMLDKFVDCGILIKGSDEEAEKDIYIFGISPNKITLLQILSALSGYEDRATKRINSSCMGYITGVVEGMRQAIIDSGQDVSLSVCANRMDELTSCATSPEAMQDQLPDPVTDSTVEGDIEK; encoded by the coding sequence ATGGTTGCAAGTAAAATTGGAGATAGAGTTTCAGATTTCTTCCTGAATGAAATATGGAACTGGAATTCTCAGAGTGCTGATCCTGTGCGCAGAATTTTTTATACGCTTTCGAGAATTCTGTATCTTGTTGTATATGGCTTCTGGAAAGACCAGTGCATGATTAGAGCCTCTGCCTTAACCTTCACAACAATGCTTTCGATTGTTCCCTTTATAGCTGTCGCTTTTTCCATTTTAAAAGGGATAGGCTTTCAAGATTCTTCCTATATTCACGACATATTGCTTAAGGTTGCCGCCGGAAGAGAAGAGATTGTCGTTAAAATGCTTGAGTACGTCGACAATACCAATGTCAAAACCTTGGGCGGCATAGGTATCGCCGCGTTGCTTTTTTCTGTTCTTTCAACCGTTGGAACTGTTGAAAAGGCGTTTAACGTAATCTGGGATGTGAAAGTCGGGCGTACATTCTGGAGAAAGTTTACAGATTTCTTTTCCGTTATTTTCATTTGTCCCGTTGCCGTCATTGCGGCCACAAGCTTGAGTGTTGCTATTAGTAAGCAAGCCGCTTCTTCGTCATTACAAAATATTTATGGGATATCCGAGGTAGAGAGCCTTTTTATAAAACTGGCGCCGCTTGTTATGATATGGATCGCCTTTACGTTCATTTATGCTTTCATGCCCAATACACGAGTCAGGCTTTTTAGTGCTGCTGCCGGCGGTGTTGTCGCCGGAACTATATGGCAGTTGGCTCAATGGGCATACATAAACTGGCAGGTGGGTGTAAGTAAGTACAATGCTATTTATGGTAGTTTTGCGCAGTTGCCACTGTTTTTGCTCTGGTTATATCTTAGTTGGATAATTGTACTGCTCGGTTCTGAGGTGAGTTTCGCGGTTCAAAACGTGATGCTTTACAGACAACAGAGATTTATGCCGAATGCCAGCATGGAAGATTTCCAAAAAATATCTCTACTAGCACTTAGTTTAATGAGCGTAAGATTTGATCGTGCGGAACCTGCGTATTATGTCGAAGACCTTGCTGAGGAAATGGGGGTTCCGGTGAGCTTTTTAAGCTCTATGCTGGATAAGTTTGTGGATTGTGGGATATTGATAAAAGGAAGCGATGAAGAGGCTGAAAAGGATATCTATATATTTGGAATTTCACCTAATAAAATTACACTGCTACAAATTCTTTCTGCGCTCTCAGGTTATGAAGACAGAGCAACAAAGCGCATTAACAGCTCGTGCATGGGGTATATAACTGGTGTAGTTGAAGGCATGAGACAAGCCATCATTGATAGCGGCCAAGATGTGTCACTGTCGGTGTGCGCAAATAGGATGGACGAGCTTACTTCATGTGCAACGTCTCCCGAAGCAATGCAAGATCAATTGCCAGATCCCGTGACTGATTCAACGGTTGAGGGCGACATAGAAAAGTAA
- a CDS encoding ATP-binding protein: protein MKQIVVISGKGGTGKTSIVSALSSIGPKKVIADCDVDAADLHLILKPTIIDEHDFISGERPSIDLDICTQCGMCVEHCKYGAISDEFKIMLEKCEGCGVCSFVCPVGAVSEEPRNCGKWFKSSTRFGTLIHAALGIGEENSGKLVTTVRTASADAGVEEEAELVLVDGSPGIGCPVIASLTNADLAVFVAEPTITALHDLKRVYELTEHFKIPSTVIINKCGINSNQETEIKAFCQEKEISIAGELPYDLAFTKAQIAGLSVVEYDPEGLGAEMEVIWKELEKRLMA, encoded by the coding sequence GTGAAACAAATAGTAGTGATAAGCGGGAAAGGCGGAACAGGTAAGACAAGCATCGTTTCAGCCCTAAGCTCAATCGGTCCCAAAAAAGTCATTGCAGACTGCGATGTAGACGCGGCAGATCTTCACTTAATTCTTAAACCTACGATCATCGATGAGCATGATTTTATAAGCGGAGAGCGTCCTTCTATCGACCTTGATATCTGCACACAATGCGGAATGTGCGTAGAGCATTGCAAATACGGAGCTATCTCTGATGAATTCAAAATTATGCTGGAAAAATGTGAAGGATGCGGTGTCTGCTCTTTTGTCTGTCCAGTAGGAGCAGTAAGCGAAGAACCTAGAAATTGCGGAAAGTGGTTTAAATCTAGTACAAGATTTGGAACTTTGATTCATGCTGCACTAGGCATAGGTGAAGAAAATTCCGGTAAACTTGTAACTACTGTAAGAACTGCCTCGGCCGATGCTGGAGTGGAAGAAGAAGCTGAACTTGTGCTGGTAGACGGATCTCCGGGTATCGGCTGCCCGGTAATTGCTTCGCTTACCAATGCAGACCTTGCTGTCTTTGTGGCTGAACCAACAATAACAGCACTGCATGACCTTAAACGAGTCTACGAACTGACAGAGCATTTTAAAATCCCATCAACGGTGATTATAAATAAATGCGGCATTAACAGTAATCAAGAAACTGAGATCAAAGCCTTCTGTCAGGAAAAGGAAATAAGTATTGCGGGTGAACTTCCATACGATCTTGCGTTCACAAAAGCTCAGATAGCTGGACTTTCAGTAGTAGAGTATGACCCGGAAGGTCTCGGCGCAGAAATGGAAGTGATTTGGAAAGAACTAGAGAAAAGACTTATGGCATAA
- a CDS encoding AsmA family protein: MLSRVKKVFWIIFLLFDLCLLSAIVGGIYYAESDGPRRELELYLSDLSGRKFDFEGNLDFVFYPWIGVNTGPFSVSSSPSENYPHQLIVENADFRVKLLPLLRGVFEVDTIIVDSPLLRVNRGEDGLLNLPIVEQSSRDSKNDGFERFLSRLSVRGVSVQNATCIYRDVASKNEFVFSGIDVRTGILRAEEPVAFNISASLDTDFLSAKAFSNIKGLLHLSLEDKTVSLSDTSCSLRVESEELLGADGVIEGIAGLDFDLTEGRVHVKGLVVQGLGIRLSGEAVCKNIYDSPDLTGSLKSTKFDPKSLLSKFLPKTIPPEFDKILNSASFSVSLHSTMQKTEVEDLKLALDDTLLRGEFSLQDYDNPWAEFNLRADSIVLDSYAKLFALRRASLNDQNATQGNKFQVKKEHPLKDLVIADLVRRIPCNGKVEVGKLVYDGLRMDNCRLSISPGPKVASISIENGAYLDGKFLIKADLAFDSAKEKDTLYLAGAGSISPVSLNRIPLKIDGLKIKSGKVEFMLGKLSSSGKTLGELFRNIKSDISIDSKSVIASLNYKDLPAKFRQLNVKNFHLGIKGAPLTVPVIEGMAGRNLKMNLSCALANPAVFVKGNFSGNVFAARRSISDVSLKGSKLDFSIEGKDVPLIKSKIVLACSGDASLKQQSIQLNKFSLSGGKVKITGDLNAKRLGSETATVQAHLVVPQTNLTNVFKLFGVKKPVTQDPSAFRSFALDSLVNVNGENVNLRINNCKLDDSTAKGTIELASIKKPVISFVLEADDVDVDKFLLPKDERNRRSSVSNGGRTKKVAEWEFPETFLDSINASGKVKCDSFRIFDFAGKKISANINMRDSVLDINNIKGGFHEGNVSGKLSLGFKNSTVALDTDIEARSFQAGHFFEDYTGSRYVTGLADASVKLSGHSTANIDFLNTLGGHFAAKIVDGSYLFSSVAVKDNTLVKVRSPKNKVKIAKAPKPTKFSIMEGTVNGDEGAFVVKKFLLKSAFLTALGSGGFDIPEDSIDLHIDADIIQLPNLYLKLVNSLFDAMSGVNVTVTGKLTDPDVHVRGMQRWGDVFKEVLGVPEQSFKFFRNYIF, from the coding sequence GTGCTGAGTCGAGTAAAAAAAGTCTTCTGGATTATATTCCTGCTATTTGACCTATGCTTGCTTTCAGCAATTGTGGGAGGGATTTACTACGCTGAATCAGATGGCCCACGCCGTGAGTTGGAACTTTATCTGAGTGACCTTTCCGGTCGAAAATTCGACTTCGAAGGTAATCTTGATTTTGTATTTTATCCGTGGATTGGAGTTAATACGGGGCCTTTCTCTGTTTCTTCTTCTCCCTCTGAAAATTATCCACACCAGTTGATCGTAGAGAACGCAGACTTCAGAGTTAAATTGCTACCACTTTTGCGGGGCGTTTTTGAAGTCGATACTATTATCGTGGATTCTCCTCTTTTGCGCGTTAATAGGGGAGAAGACGGTTTATTAAATCTGCCTATAGTGGAACAGTCTTCTCGAGATTCTAAAAATGATGGCTTTGAAAGATTTTTGTCTCGTTTGTCCGTTCGGGGGGTAAGTGTTCAAAATGCTACCTGTATCTATCGTGACGTTGCAAGCAAAAATGAATTCGTTTTTTCAGGAATAGACGTTAGGACTGGAATTTTACGGGCCGAAGAGCCCGTTGCATTTAATATCTCAGCTAGCTTAGATACTGATTTTTTGTCTGCTAAAGCTTTCAGCAATATAAAAGGTTTATTACACTTGTCCTTGGAAGATAAAACCGTGTCCTTGTCGGATACGTCTTGTTCGCTAAGGGTAGAAAGTGAAGAGCTTTTGGGTGCTGATGGCGTTATAGAGGGGATCGCCGGACTCGATTTTGATTTGACTGAGGGCCGTGTTCACGTGAAGGGATTGGTTGTGCAGGGATTAGGTATTCGCCTTTCCGGGGAAGCTGTGTGTAAAAATATTTATGACTCTCCTGATTTAACCGGGAGCCTTAAGTCTACCAAGTTTGATCCCAAATCGTTGTTATCAAAATTTCTTCCAAAAACAATTCCACCGGAATTTGATAAGATACTCAACTCAGCATCCTTTTCTGTTTCACTTCACTCTACTATGCAAAAAACTGAAGTTGAGGATTTGAAATTAGCCCTCGACGATACTTTGTTACGGGGTGAATTTTCTTTACAGGACTATGATAATCCATGGGCTGAATTTAATCTTAGAGCTGATAGCATTGTGCTTGATTCTTATGCCAAACTTTTTGCTCTTCGCAGGGCTTCCCTTAATGATCAAAATGCAACGCAGGGAAATAAATTTCAGGTAAAAAAAGAACACCCGTTAAAAGATCTCGTCATTGCAGATCTTGTGCGCCGTATTCCATGCAATGGTAAAGTTGAAGTTGGTAAGCTTGTTTATGACGGGCTACGTATGGATAACTGTCGTTTATCTATTTCACCAGGCCCAAAAGTAGCAAGCATCAGCATTGAAAATGGTGCTTACCTTGATGGTAAGTTTTTAATTAAAGCGGATCTTGCATTTGATAGCGCTAAAGAAAAGGATACCCTCTATTTGGCTGGGGCTGGTTCCATTTCCCCTGTTTCGCTGAACCGGATACCTCTCAAAATTGATGGGCTTAAGATTAAATCCGGCAAAGTCGAGTTTATGCTTGGTAAGTTGAGTTCCAGCGGAAAAACATTAGGTGAGCTTTTTAGAAATATTAAATCAGATATTTCTATTGATAGTAAGTCTGTTATTGCCTCTTTGAATTACAAAGATTTACCTGCTAAGTTTAGACAATTGAATGTAAAGAATTTTCATCTTGGAATTAAAGGAGCTCCTCTCACTGTACCTGTAATTGAAGGTATGGCTGGGCGGAACTTAAAGATGAACTTATCCTGTGCTCTGGCAAATCCGGCTGTGTTTGTAAAAGGTAATTTCTCAGGTAATGTGTTTGCTGCGAGAAGGTCTATTTCAGATGTTTCTCTGAAAGGTAGTAAGCTTGATTTTTCAATTGAAGGTAAGGATGTTCCGCTAATAAAAAGCAAAATCGTGCTGGCATGTAGCGGGGATGCTTCTCTTAAACAGCAAAGCATACAACTGAATAAGTTTAGCTTATCCGGTGGAAAAGTTAAAATTACCGGTGATCTGAATGCGAAAAGACTTGGCAGTGAAACTGCTACAGTTCAAGCTCACTTGGTTGTTCCACAGACAAACCTTACGAACGTGTTTAAGCTTTTCGGGGTGAAAAAGCCCGTAACGCAAGATCCTTCTGCCTTTCGCTCTTTTGCCCTTGATAGCTTAGTTAATGTAAATGGAGAGAATGTTAATCTTCGTATTAATAACTGCAAGTTAGATGATTCAACTGCTAAAGGAACTATAGAGCTGGCGAGCATTAAAAAACCTGTCATCAGTTTTGTTTTGGAAGCTGATGATGTAGACGTGGATAAGTTCTTACTTCCTAAAGATGAAAGGAATAGAAGGAGCTCCGTTTCTAATGGAGGGAGGACCAAGAAAGTTGCTGAGTGGGAATTTCCTGAAACGTTTTTAGATTCAATAAATGCGAGTGGAAAAGTTAAGTGTGATTCTTTCAGAATTTTTGACTTTGCAGGTAAGAAAATAAGCGCGAATATTAATATGCGAGATTCCGTACTTGATATTAATAATATTAAAGGCGGTTTTCATGAAGGTAATGTTTCAGGTAAATTATCGCTTGGCTTCAAAAACAGCACAGTTGCCTTAGATACTGATATTGAGGCTAGAAGTTTTCAGGCTGGTCATTTTTTTGAAGATTATACAGGTAGCCGTTATGTGACAGGACTTGCTGATGCTTCCGTTAAGCTTAGTGGGCATTCAACTGCAAATATAGATTTCTTAAATACTTTAGGCGGTCACTTTGCTGCCAAAATTGTAGACGGCTCATATTTGTTTTCGAGTGTAGCTGTTAAAGATAATACGTTGGTAAAAGTAAGATCTCCGAAAAATAAGGTTAAGATTGCAAAGGCGCCAAAGCCTACAAAATTTTCGATTATGGAAGGGACTGTTAATGGGGATGAAGGGGCCTTTGTTGTTAAGAAGTTCCTTTTGAAAAGTGCTTTTTTAACTGCGCTGGGAAGTGGAGGCTTCGACATTCCGGAAGATTCAATTGATCTTCATATTGATGCCGACATTATACAGCTACCGAATTTATACCTTAAGCTCGTAAATTCACTCTTTGATGCAATGTCTGGTGTGAATGTTACTGTCACAGGTAAATTGACTGATCCAGATGTCCATGTTCGGGGTATGCAGCGGTGGGGGGATGTTTTTAAAGAGGTTCTTGGTGTGCCTGAACAGTCCTTTAAGTTTTTCAGGAACTATATATTCTGA
- a CDS encoding transporter suffix domain-containing protein: protein MSGKKSLKYKIGMGLIFFGMICPLFSFLVPFLNLSTTMSSTIIAFLMVGGPELFLIAGGALAGKEALDSIKHRLFKPAGKTRYTIGMVLFISGVLINWVLIYLVLTDVVGLDHKSLLVIVGSIDIASITGLLLMGTEFFSKCKRLFTWEGIETPK from the coding sequence ATGTCAGGCAAAAAATCACTGAAATACAAAATTGGAATGGGCTTAATATTTTTTGGAATGATCTGCCCGCTATTCTCTTTTCTCGTGCCCTTTTTAAACCTTTCAACCACAATGTCTTCCACAATCATTGCTTTCTTAATGGTTGGCGGACCTGAGCTGTTTCTGATTGCAGGAGGCGCACTTGCGGGTAAGGAAGCTTTAGATTCAATCAAACATAGATTGTTTAAACCAGCAGGAAAAACACGCTATACGATAGGCATGGTTCTTTTCATCAGCGGGGTTCTGATCAACTGGGTTCTTATCTACTTGGTGCTCACAGATGTCGTAGGACTCGACCACAAATCGCTTTTAGTTATAGTCGGTAGTATCGATATTGCTAGCATCACGGGACTTTTATTGATGGGCACGGAATTCTTCTCCAAGTGCAAACGATTGTTCACATGGGAAGGAATAGAAACCCCGAAATAG
- a CDS encoding nucleotide-binding protein — MQIAIASGKGGTGKTTIAVNIASFIDSLGVKVSFTDCDVEEPNAHLFLNPAIKKEMNEHIPVPKVNEDACIGETCKKCIELCRFKSLIWMIDSVMVFSELCHGCGLCELACPTDAIGKGERMIGTTSQGKSGNIDFTKGLLRIGEAMSPPLIKAVKEISPKAEVNILDCPPGTSCPVVESIDGADFVVLVTEPTPFGLHDLDLAVQLLDTLGQPYGVIINRAGMGDDRVEKYLSDKNIKLLGSLPNNREAAIIYSDGGLLYDSIPGYKDELSKIWDSIQNIVNEVA, encoded by the coding sequence ATGCAAATAGCAATCGCAAGCGGCAAAGGTGGTACAGGTAAAACCACAATTGCAGTTAACATTGCATCTTTTATTGATTCACTTGGGGTCAAGGTCAGCTTTACGGACTGTGATGTAGAAGAACCGAATGCACACCTATTCCTTAATCCCGCTATTAAAAAAGAAATGAATGAACATATTCCCGTGCCGAAGGTCAATGAAGACGCGTGCATTGGGGAAACTTGTAAAAAATGTATTGAGCTTTGCCGATTCAAATCACTGATTTGGATGATCGACTCTGTGATGGTTTTTTCTGAGCTATGCCATGGTTGCGGACTGTGCGAATTAGCATGTCCTACTGATGCCATAGGAAAAGGCGAGAGAATGATTGGTACAACATCTCAGGGAAAGTCAGGTAATATAGATTTCACAAAGGGACTTCTAAGAATCGGCGAGGCAATGTCGCCCCCACTTATCAAGGCTGTAAAAGAGATTTCTCCTAAAGCAGAAGTAAATATTTTAGACTGCCCGCCCGGAACATCATGCCCTGTAGTAGAGTCAATTGATGGAGCAGATTTTGTTGTGCTTGTGACCGAGCCGACTCCGTTTGGACTGCATGATCTCGATCTTGCCGTGCAACTCCTTGATACTCTTGGTCAGCCATATGGTGTGATAATAAATCGTGCTGGCATGGGCGACGATAGGGTTGAAAAATATCTATCAGATAAAAATATCAAGTTACTTGGATCTCTTCCCAATAATCGCGAAGCTGCAATCATCTATTCAGACGGTGGCCTTTTATATGATTCAATCCCGGGATATAAGGATGAATTATCAAAAATATGGGACTCCATTCAAAACATCGTAAACGAGGTTGCATAA
- a CDS encoding damage-control phosphatase ARMT1 family protein, with product MKTQLDCLPCFLNMALSGIRKACPGQDDVHEKVIREWAKGFSEADLSESPPSIAGRFFRMTATHIGDVDIFKDQKDEANKRVLELLPDITNTVHRSDDPLLAAMGVSIIGNYMDCALMDKFDWEVELGDLEQDIDRELFAEFIEKVRASKTLLILGDNAGEIGLDTILTKLLQMEDINVTYAVRGSNILNDATVVDAEFVGMSDICEVITSGVDTPGTVLDRCSVDFQERLKSAPVVLSKGQGNFESLWGVMPDVFYAFKVKCPVVANLTGHPMKTSLFCRDE from the coding sequence ATGAAAACCCAGTTAGATTGTTTGCCGTGTTTTTTAAATATGGCTTTAAGTGGTATTAGAAAGGCGTGTCCGGGACAGGATGATGTTCACGAAAAAGTAATTCGTGAATGGGCTAAAGGATTTTCTGAAGCTGATCTCAGTGAGTCTCCACCATCGATTGCAGGAAGATTTTTTAGAATGACTGCAACCCATATTGGGGATGTTGATATTTTCAAGGATCAAAAAGATGAAGCAAACAAGAGGGTTCTTGAACTTCTTCCTGATATTACGAATACGGTTCATAGAAGCGACGACCCTTTGCTCGCTGCAATGGGCGTGTCCATTATTGGTAATTATATGGACTGCGCTCTTATGGATAAGTTTGACTGGGAAGTGGAGCTTGGCGATCTTGAACAGGATATTGATAGAGAGCTTTTCGCCGAATTTATAGAAAAAGTTCGTGCGAGTAAGACACTGCTGATTTTGGGTGATAATGCCGGTGAAATTGGGCTGGATACCATCTTAACTAAATTGCTGCAGATGGAAGATATTAACGTTACTTACGCGGTTCGTGGAAGTAATATACTTAATGATGCCACTGTAGTAGATGCTGAGTTTGTGGGGATGTCTGATATTTGCGAAGTCATAACTTCTGGAGTGGATACCCCTGGTACTGTGCTCGATAGATGCAGTGTAGATTTCCAAGAGCGTCTTAAATCCGCTCCTGTGGTGCTGAGTAAAGGACAAGGTAATTTCGAATCACTTTGGGGTGTTATGCCTGATGTTTTTTATGCTTTTAAGGTGAAGTGTCCAGTGGTTGCGAATCTTACAGGGCATCCGATGAAAACCTCTTTATTTTGCCGTGATGAATAA
- a CDS encoding Crp/Fnr family transcriptional regulator, producing MKFSGINLLDELQQPELSELRDVFHSRLAKKGAIIFSPDQDEDLVFIIESGKVRIYLGYEEKEFTLGILEPGDLYSSHAGCFVQALEGSSLLVTDVQSVKRCMAEVPLFNRTMVRVLGKILQNAFSVIGGLAFKDIYARLTAYLLKEAQDSGVPVDGGLELELNLTIEQLSQIVGATRQTVSTLLNNMVREGLVVKRGRSKWFIPNLKALEDVVNT from the coding sequence ATGAAGTTTTCCGGTATAAACTTACTTGATGAACTGCAACAGCCTGAACTTTCGGAGCTTAGAGATGTATTTCACTCTCGTTTAGCAAAGAAAGGGGCTATAATATTCAGTCCTGATCAGGATGAAGATCTTGTTTTTATTATTGAAAGCGGAAAAGTAAGAATTTACCTTGGTTATGAGGAGAAAGAATTTACACTCGGAATTTTAGAGCCGGGCGATCTTTATTCTTCCCATGCCGGATGTTTCGTTCAAGCGCTGGAGGGCAGCTCACTTTTGGTTACCGATGTTCAATCCGTGAAGCGATGCATGGCGGAAGTACCTCTTTTTAACCGCACAATGGTGCGTGTTCTTGGTAAAATTTTACAAAACGCATTTTCAGTTATTGGCGGGCTTGCATTTAAAGATATTTACGCACGCTTGACGGCTTACCTTCTAAAAGAAGCACAAGATTCAGGAGTCCCCGTTGATGGAGGCCTTGAACTTGAGCTGAACTTAACTATTGAACAGCTTTCTCAGATTGTCGGAGCAACCCGTCAAACTGTATCCACCTTGCTGAATAATATGGTTCGTGAAGGTTTAGTAGTAAAACGCGGTCGCTCAAAATGGTTTATCCCCAATCTGAAAGCTCTTGAAGATGTGGTTAATACTTAG
- a CDS encoding PrsW family intramembrane metalloprotease, producing the protein MYQYFIIALSVAIGLYFIKLLRNCDIHQKEPISKMVLVTFLGGILSFAIAISLYMFLDSLGVDIDDIQNSFGALFVIGPVEEFSKLIGLFLCLAFIRKNLNEPTDGLVYMSCVALGFSLIENFFYVAESTDPFQLMGLRLALATPMHISFSLFMGLAVFSIVINKRGWPLLGISILYAIICHGIYDLVIFKGFIIVVIYLVIKMAHSWSFSLLEYTTAISPHRFSLKDFIANFNNPPEEDGIECLYCGDKNEKTTYTMEEIRVQRCHNCSFYVTTKYSLFKLFNHFGSQFRGLSSNYYATKTDNGNLYTLHDGNYVSDQKEIVYFDLEALNDVLEKLTLDAVLDMPSFIRSAIEPPKHMQLAITKITKRKKETAHPDAMPADEATSTTEETPIYEQLSEPENAPSKVVISKSSEALGFGKFAYSYPSAGFEETPESIESKAAYYDELDVRNSKNSFSKRAFFHFLLYPLEGSKMPKPLYEPTEEGPPWCWGAFMIPELWFLWHEIWGAAAIVWIAEGVILYMTMSYLGFMDSLLLGGLSMRIAGAMLGHRIYYFRNGHWLR; encoded by the coding sequence ATGTATCAATATTTTATTATAGCACTTTCGGTTGCAATAGGTCTCTACTTCATAAAACTTCTGCGCAACTGTGATATCCATCAAAAAGAACCTATTAGCAAAATGGTTCTCGTCACCTTTCTCGGCGGAATTTTATCGTTTGCAATAGCCATCTCCCTCTACATGTTCTTAGACTCACTAGGCGTAGATATAGATGATATTCAAAACTCCTTTGGAGCACTATTTGTCATCGGGCCAGTCGAAGAATTCTCAAAGTTAATAGGCCTATTCCTATGCCTAGCATTCATCCGTAAGAACTTGAATGAGCCGACAGACGGCCTCGTATATATGAGCTGTGTTGCTTTAGGTTTTTCATTGATAGAGAACTTCTTTTACGTGGCAGAGAGTACGGATCCGTTCCAATTAATGGGACTTAGGCTAGCCCTTGCCACGCCAATGCACATCAGCTTTAGTCTATTTATGGGACTCGCGGTATTTTCCATTGTAATAAACAAAAGAGGATGGCCCCTTCTTGGCATTTCGATCCTTTACGCAATTATATGCCACGGCATATATGATCTCGTTATTTTTAAGGGATTTATAATTGTGGTCATTTACCTAGTAATAAAAATGGCTCATTCATGGTCTTTTTCACTGCTTGAGTATACTACTGCCATTTCTCCGCACAGATTTTCGCTGAAAGATTTTATAGCAAACTTCAATAACCCTCCCGAAGAAGACGGTATTGAATGTCTATACTGTGGTGATAAAAATGAGAAGACAACCTACACGATGGAAGAGATCAGAGTTCAGAGGTGTCACAACTGCTCTTTCTATGTGACCACCAAATATTCACTTTTCAAATTGTTCAATCACTTCGGTTCGCAATTCAGAGGGTTATCTTCTAATTATTACGCTACAAAAACGGACAACGGCAACTTATACACACTGCACGATGGCAACTATGTTTCCGATCAAAAGGAAATTGTTTACTTCGACCTTGAAGCTTTAAACGACGTTCTAGAAAAATTAACGCTAGATGCTGTGTTAGATATGCCCTCTTTTATCCGTTCTGCCATTGAGCCTCCTAAACACATGCAGCTCGCCATAACAAAGATTACTAAAAGGAAAAAAGAAACGGCACATCCTGACGCAATGCCAGCTGATGAAGCTACGTCTACCACCGAAGAAACACCCATTTATGAACAGTTGTCTGAGCCAGAGAATGCACCAAGTAAGGTAGTTATATCTAAAAGCAGTGAAGCATTAGGTTTTGGAAAGTTTGCATACTCTTACCCGTCCGCTGGTTTTGAAGAAACTCCAGAATCCATTGAGAGCAAAGCAGCATATTATGATGAATTAGATGTTAGGAACAGCAAAAACAGTTTTTCAAAAAGGGCTTTTTTCCACTTTTTGCTATACCCCCTAGAAGGGTCAAAAATGCCAAAACCGCTTTATGAGCCAACGGAAGAAGGGCCGCCATGGTGCTGGGGAGCATTCATGATTCCCGAGTTATGGTTCCTATGGCACGAGATATGGGGAGCAGCTGCAATAGTTTGGATTGCAGAAGGCGTGATTTTATACATGACAATGTCATATCTCGGATTTATGGATTCACTACTTCTTGGAGGACTAAGCATGAGAATTGCCGGAGCAATGCTTGGACATCGAATATACTATTTTCGAAATGGGCACTGGCTTAGGTAG